The sequence GGCGTGATCTGACGTGTCGCTTCCCCGGCTGCGACAAGCGTGCGCAGGTCTGCGACACCGACCACACCAAGCCCTACCCCTGCGGCCCGACGCACCCGTCGAACACCAAGCTGTACTGCCGTACCGATCATCTGCTGAAAACGTTCTACAGCGGTTTCGGCTGGACTGACCGTCAACTACCCGACGGCACCATCGCTTTCACGGCGCCCACCGGCCACACCTACAGCACGGAAGCCCATGGCGGAGCGCTGTTTCCCGTGCTCGCTCAACCCACCACGAATCTCGGCGATATCACCGTCCCCGAGGAGTCACCGCACCGCGGCGTGATGACGCCGACGCGCAGACAGACCCGCGAACAAGATCGTCGAGACCGCATCACCAGAGAACGTCGCGAACGCGAACAGATCAACGGGCAGGAGGAACGGCAACGCCAAGCATGGCTCGCCGCCAACTATGAACCGCCGCCGTTCTGACTCAGGGTTTGATTTCACTGCCCGTATGCGGGTGGAGCCTGAAGGTTCGGAGCCGCCGCGGCGAGCAGTGCGGCGCGGTCACCAGTACGGGGCGGATAGATGCGGTCGCCGTTGATGATCCGCTTGGTCGCCTTGGCCTCGTCGCCGCGACTGACGACCTTGCGGCCCCAGCCCTCGGTGTAGACCGCACCGGCCGACCCGAGATCGAGCACGGTGACGTACCAGGGGATCCGTAGCGACAGCATGGGAACACCTAGCAGGTCGCTGACAACGTTGTAGCCGGCGTAGCGGCCCATCGGCCTGCCGTGCTGACACGACATCACCGACAGGTGCTCGTCGTCCATCCTCGCTGCTGCCACATCGCCCGCGGCGAACACGCCGTCGACACCCTCGACTCTCAAGTAATCGTCGACGGACAACCGCCCGAGCCGGTCGAGGGGCACCCCGAATTCGGCCGTCAGCGGATTGGCTCGCATCCCGGCGCACCACACCAACGTCGCCGCAGGAATGACCTGCCCGTCCGACAGGGTCACGCTTCGCCGGTCGACGGCCACGACGCCGACGCCCGTCATGGTCTCGACATTGTTGGCTGCCAATGCCTCTTCGATCACTGGGCGCGCCGAATCGCCCATATCCGAACCGACGTGCGGATTGTGGTCGACGAGGACCACTCGGGGCGTGGCGCCTTCACCAAGCGCAGCCGACAGCATCGCCGGAAGCTCACACGATGTCTCGATTCCGGTCAGGCCCGCTCCGACGACGATCGCGGTCGCCGCCGCGGGATCTCCGGCGTCGAGGCTGCGAAGGTGCGCCTGCAGCTTCATTGCACTGTCGTAGGTGTCGACGTCAAAGCCGAACTCGGCCAACCCCGGCAGATCCGGTTTGGCCACCCGACTGCCCACCGCGAGCACCAAGCGGTCATACCGATGTGTCGCACCGTCGGCCGTACTCACGGTCGCCGCAGCGGCGTCGATCGAGCTCACATCGGCGGCGGCATGCTTGATGCCCGCCGGTTCGAGTAAGTCTTGCAACGGGATTCGGCACGCGCTGAGGTCGGCTTCGTAATTGCGCACCCGGATGTCGTGGTAGGGCTGCGAGCTGACGACAGTGATGTCGACTTCTTCCTCGGCGCCGAGTTCGTCGAGCCGCCTGGCCGCGCCGAGCGCCGCCCACAGACCGGCGAAGCCCGAGCCGAGGATCAGCACACGCTTGGCAGTCGTGGACACGGCATCACTCCTGGTCCAGATAGTCGTAGCCGCCGACGTAGATCGTGTCTCCGTTACGGTGGGGCTCGTAGGTCGCCCGCACGATCGCGCTCGCGAACTCCGCCTCCGTCGGCAAGCCTCCGTTCGCAACTCGACGCGCAGCCACTGCATCGGCGTCGCGCCGCTCGAACAAGCGCACCATGGTGCTTCCCTCGACCATGTCACCCGACACCGCCACGAACGTCAATCCTGCCGCGTCGAACGCCGGTAGTTCGGCGCGCAACGCCGCCTCGCCTGCCTGCTTGCTTACCGCGATCGGCAAGTAGTCGGTCGGCACGGTCTTACGGCCGTGAAAGTGCGCGAGGTGGCTTGTCACGAACACTATTCGGCCTCCCGCCCGCATCAACGGAAGCGCCAGCCGGGCCAGCGCTACCTGCGCATCACAGTTGAGTTGCCTCGCATACCCGGGGGCGGCGCCGGGTTCCAGGCCTCCGGAGGCGTTCAGTATCAATGCATCCAGCCCGCCCAACCGCTCGCGGATGTCGTCCAGCATCGTCGCCGTCGCCGCCGCGTCGCTGACGTCGGCCTGAACCGCAGACGCTTCGCCGCCCGCCGCCCTAACCGCCTCGACCACGGCGTCTGCGCGCCTGGACTTTTCGCGGTAGTTGACGACGACATGCCGTTGCGGGTCCGCCAGCTGCGTCGCGATCTGCGCTCCCACACCGCGTGAAGCGCCGGTGACGAGAACGACGTCGGTCACGAGAGGCCGCGGGCCATCGCGTCGGCGAGGTCATAGTCAAGCGATACGCCGCCCCACGCCTCGCCTGCGCCGTACGCCACCAACGTCATCCGCCCCGACGCCGGAATGGACCGCTGTGCGACACACGTGCCCAACGCCAAGGGGATCGACGCCGCTGACGTGTTCCCGAATTGTTCGACGCTGTCGACGAAGACAGCGGCCCCTGCGTCGACCTGTTCGCTTATCTTCTGCAGGATCCGCGAGTTCGCCTGGTGCCCCACGATCACGTCAGGCGCAGAACCTCGAGTGTGCAACCGGTCGAGCGTGTCCGTCATCATCTTCACCGCGCGGTCGTAGACCGCCATTCCGTCCAGCTGTATGCCGCCGCCGATCTCACCCGTCATGAGGCCGACCCGATCGCCGTCACTGCCTGCGTGCCAGTAGAAGTCCCGAAACGACGGGCGCTCCTCTACGAGCACTGCGCCGACACCGTCCCCGAACAGCGGGCCGGTGCTGCGATCCGATTTGTCGATGAGGCGCGACATCGCCTCGGCGGCACACACGATCACCGCCTGCCCCGGCTTGCACAGCGACAGCCCCGAGATGAGGCCGTACACAAAGCCGCTGCAGGCGGCGTTCACGTCGAATGCCAAGACGTCGGTCGGCAGGCCTGACTGTTTGGCGACCCGTTGGGCGATAGCGGGCACCTTCCCCCCGGTCGAGCAGCTGGCGACGATGAGCGCTGCGATGTCCATCTGGTCGCGGTGACGCTCGACGAGCGGGGCGCACACCCGCGAAGCGGCGTCTTCGAGTGGTTCGTCGGGATCCATCCACCAGCGTGCGGAGACTCCGGTCCGTCGCCGGATCCACTCGTCGGTCAGTCCGATATCGTCGAAATGACTGTTGTCGACATGCTTTCCGGGCGTCGCCGTGGCGATGTCGACGATGCCCGCCGTCATGGCGATCCGATCAGTTCTCGGAAGTAGTGACCGATCTCGGCAGGAGTCAGACAGTCGGCGACACGCTCGAGGTCGGCTTCTACGCCGAACTCCTTCTCCAAGGCCTGGCTGAGGTCGACCACATCGAGCGAGTCCATGTCGAGGTCGTAGATCTGCTTGTCGAAGTCGGCGACGTCCGCGGACGGCGTCCGCCGCCGGATGATCGACAACATCACCGAGTTCATGCGCTCATCATCGGCCGGCATCACATCTCGCCTTTCATCATCGCTCGTCGAGCTTGTACAGGACAGCACCCGAGGTGGTGATCGATCGCGCGGCAACGACGATCTCGGCGACGGTGCCTGTCTTCTCCGCCAGCAGGTCCACACTGCTCTTGTCGGTCTCCAGCACGGCGATCACGTCACCGCGTTGGACGTGGTCTCCCACCGATACCACCCATTCGACGACGAGCGCATCGGTCAGCCCGTGCCCGAACTCCGGTACGAGGATGTCCACGCTACCGCTCAACCGCACATCTCCTCGATAGCGCCGACGACGTCGGGTACACCTATCAGGTAGTGCTTTTCGTAGTCCGCGGGCGGGTACAGCCGCCGCGGCGCAGCCAACCGTCGCATCGGTGACCTCAGGAGCTCGCTGCCGCGCTCGGCCACCGTGGCCACCAGTTCGGCGCCCACACCCGCGAAGCCCACCGCCTCGTGCACCACCAGCAGGCGGCCGGTGCTCGCCACCGACCTCACCACGGTATCGGTGTCCATCGGTGCGATCCACCGCAGATCCACCACTTCGACGTCGATCGTCGGGGCGACCATCTCGGCCGCCTGCAGTACCTCTTCGAGCACCGCGCCCCAACCGACGACGGTGACATCGGACCCGCGGCGCACCACGCGTGCACTCAGCGGCGACTCCGGCTCGGCAGGGTCGCGCGGCTGCTGCCTTCGCTTCCAGTACAGCCGTTTCGGCTCGTAGAAGATCACCGGTGAGCCGAGTGAGGCGGAGTACGTGAGCATCGCAGCGGCGTCGGTGGGACACGACGGGAAAGCGACAAACAAGCCGGGCGCGTGCGCGAAGTATGCCTCGTTCGACTCGCTGTGGTGTTCGACGGCGCGGATGCCGCCACCGACCGGCACCCTGATCACCAGATTCAGCGCGATCTCGTCGTTCCAGCGTGCCGTGATTCGCGCCGCCTGGGTGATGATCTGGTTCATCCCGGGATAGATGAAACCCTCGAACTGGATTTCGCAGACGGGCTTGAGCCCGCTCAGCGACATCCCGATCGCCTGTCCCACGATGGACGACTCGGCCAGGATCGCGTCGCGGACACGGTGAGGTCCGAACCGCTCCTGCAGGCCCTTCGTCACCCGGAACACGCCGCCGAGGCGCCCGATGTCCTGACCGACGAGCACCACCGACTCGTCCATGTCCATCAGCTCGGTCAGAGCACCGTTGAGGGATTCGGCCAGGCAACTCGGCGTCGTATCGATCACCTCGCGAACGCTTTCAACAGTTCCTGCCGTGCGGTGACGACATCTGCGTCGGCCGACGTCAGCCATTCGTCGTCGACGACGCCCTCGTCGATCAGCGCCCTGCGGTACTGCTCGACGGGGTCGTTGGCGACCGCGGCGGCCAGCTCGTCGGCTTCGCGGTACTTGGTGTGCGGGTCGGCAGTGGTGTGCCCACCGATGCGGGTGGTTCTGAGCTCGATCAGGGCGGGAGACAGCGACGTCTCGACGTATTGTCTGGCTTCGACGCAACTGAGGTAGGTGCTGTCGGGGTCGTCGGCCGAGACCGACCACGACCGCACGCCGAATCCGATGGCGCGATCGGCGATGGAGGTCAGCATCTGTTCGTGACTCGGCTTGGAGATCGCCCACCCGTTGTTCTGACAGATGAAGAGAACCTGCGCGGACTCGACCGCTGCCAGGTTGAGCGCCTCAGACATGTCGCCTTCACTTGTCGCCCCGTCACCGACGTAGACCACAACGGTTTCGGCCATGTTCTGCAACCGCTGCCCGATCGCGTATCCGACGCCGTGCAGAGTCTGCGCCGCCAGCACCAGGGTGTAGGGAAAAAACCCGTGCTCGTGTGGATTCCAGCCGCAGAACGTGCGCCCGGCCCACTGCGCCACCAACGGGACCGCATCGATGCCACGCACGACGGCGACCGCGTGCTCGCGATAGCTCGGGAAGATCACCGCTTCGTCGCCGACGGCCATCGCCGAACCGACCTGTGCCGCCTCCTGGCCCCGGCACGACAGCCACAGGTCGAGCGCGCCCTGGTTCTCCAGAAGGCTCGCCTCTTCGTCGATACCCCGCGCCATCAGCATGTGCCGCAACATCGCGCGCCGCGTCTGCGAATCGACGTCCGCGCGGCCGTCGACCCGACCAGCGCGGGCGGGCCCGGTGATCTCCACACAACCAAGTTAATGCCATCGGGGTATTTCCACCGATATGGGTGCTGGTGAGGCGGGCTACCTCGCGACCGGCTCCTCGGCAGGCGAGGGCGGCGACGGTTCGTCGTGCCGGTGTGTTGCCAGTACGCACCCGGCCAGAATCAACGTCAACGCACCGACGTTCCACGCGG is a genomic window of Mycobacterium sp. ITM-2016-00318 containing:
- a CDS encoding NAD(P)/FAD-dependent oxidoreductase, which encodes MSTTAKRVLILGSGFAGLWAALGAARRLDELGAEEEVDITVVSSQPYHDIRVRNYEADLSACRIPLQDLLEPAGIKHAAADVSSIDAAAATVSTADGATHRYDRLVLAVGSRVAKPDLPGLAEFGFDVDTYDSAMKLQAHLRSLDAGDPAAATAIVVGAGLTGIETSCELPAMLSAALGEGATPRVVLVDHNPHVGSDMGDSARPVIEEALAANNVETMTGVGVVAVDRRSVTLSDGQVIPAATLVWCAGMRANPLTAEFGVPLDRLGRLSVDDYLRVEGVDGVFAAGDVAAARMDDEHLSVMSCQHGRPMGRYAGYNVVSDLLGVPMLSLRIPWYVTVLDLGSAGAVYTEGWGRKVVSRGDEAKATKRIINGDRIYPPRTGDRAALLAAAAPNLQAPPAYGQ
- a CDS encoding SDR family oxidoreductase; its protein translation is MTDVVLVTGASRGVGAQIATQLADPQRHVVVNYREKSRRADAVVEAVRAAGGEASAVQADVSDAAATATMLDDIRERLGGLDALILNASGGLEPGAAPGYARQLNCDAQVALARLALPLMRAGGRIVFVTSHLAHFHGRKTVPTDYLPIAVSKQAGEAALRAELPAFDAAGLTFVAVSGDMVEGSTMVRLFERRDADAVAARRVANGGLPTEAEFASAIVRATYEPHRNGDTIYVGGYDYLDQE
- a CDS encoding ketoacyl-ACP synthase III — protein: MTAGIVDIATATPGKHVDNSHFDDIGLTDEWIRRRTGVSARWWMDPDEPLEDAASRVCAPLVERHRDQMDIAALIVASCSTGGKVPAIAQRVAKQSGLPTDVLAFDVNAACSGFVYGLISGLSLCKPGQAVIVCAAEAMSRLIDKSDRSTGPLFGDGVGAVLVEERPSFRDFYWHAGSDGDRVGLMTGEIGGGIQLDGMAVYDRAVKMMTDTLDRLHTRGSAPDVIVGHQANSRILQKISEQVDAGAAVFVDSVEQFGNTSAASIPLALGTCVAQRSIPASGRMTLVAYGAGEAWGGVSLDYDLADAMARGLS
- a CDS encoding acyl carrier protein, which produces MPADDERMNSVMLSIIRRRTPSADVADFDKQIYDLDMDSLDVVDLSQALEKEFGVEADLERVADCLTPAEIGHYFRELIGSP
- a CDS encoding biotin/lipoyl-containing protein, which codes for MSGSVDILVPEFGHGLTDALVVEWVVSVGDHVQRGDVIAVLETDKSSVDLLAEKTGTVAEIVVAARSITTSGAVLYKLDER
- a CDS encoding alpha-ketoacid dehydrogenase subunit beta — translated: MIDTTPSCLAESLNGALTELMDMDESVVLVGQDIGRLGGVFRVTKGLQERFGPHRVRDAILAESSIVGQAIGMSLSGLKPVCEIQFEGFIYPGMNQIITQAARITARWNDEIALNLVIRVPVGGGIRAVEHHSESNEAYFAHAPGLFVAFPSCPTDAAAMLTYSASLGSPVIFYEPKRLYWKRRQQPRDPAEPESPLSARVVRRGSDVTVVGWGAVLEEVLQAAEMVAPTIDVEVVDLRWIAPMDTDTVVRSVASTGRLLVVHEAVGFAGVGAELVATVAERGSELLRSPMRRLAAPRRLYPPADYEKHYLIGVPDVVGAIEEMCG
- a CDS encoding thiamine pyrophosphate-dependent dehydrogenase E1 component subunit alpha — translated: MEITGPARAGRVDGRADVDSQTRRAMLRHMLMARGIDEEASLLENQGALDLWLSCRGQEAAQVGSAMAVGDEAVIFPSYREHAVAVVRGIDAVPLVAQWAGRTFCGWNPHEHGFFPYTLVLAAQTLHGVGYAIGQRLQNMAETVVVYVGDGATSEGDMSEALNLAAVESAQVLFICQNNGWAISKPSHEQMLTSIADRAIGFGVRSWSVSADDPDSTYLSCVEARQYVETSLSPALIELRTTRIGGHTTADPHTKYREADELAAAVANDPVEQYRRALIDEGVVDDEWLTSADADVVTARQELLKAFAR